The genomic DNA TAAAGACTATTTGCCATACACTTCTGGTTCAAAAGATAGGTTGCGCCTAAAAAAGCAGTGCCCGATCGATGGGGGTGGAGCACGCCTTCAGGTCTATCATTCCCAGTTGAACTTAAGAACTCACGGCATTAATTAAACTAAATCGGTTTAGAAGTTAAGACAATTCGCAGCTTGGCATGGATTAAATTCAGTTGTGCCAGCCCCAAATCCAGATCCCCCTCCAGCACCACGCCTGTATTCAGGAGGCGATCGAGCAGTTCCAGAATGGTTGGATTGGCAGAGTTTTCGCCCGGATAATAGCCGCTAGATTTAGGCAGCAGCGTCCCGATCTCCCCTAAGTCAATGTTCAGATCAGCCGGATCAATTTCAAACACATCACAGAGTTGCACGACCTGTTCTTCCAGCTTCCGCAAGCTTTCTGCCGCTCGTTCCAGGTCTTCGTCGCTCAGTTCTTCTGCTTCCATCCGTCGAATCACCTGCGCTTCCATCAGCTGACGCACCAGTTCGATGACCGTGAGCAACAATGGAGCGAGTCCAGCGTCGGTTTTTTTTGGTTCATGAGCAGACTGAATTGAACCAGGGGGAGCAATTTGAATTGCGGCATCAGAAGCGGCATCAGAATCAGACATGAGTTAAGCAGGAGCCATAAGATTGAGCCTTAGAATTTAAGCCTAACGCTGATAGAAGCTTTGTTGCTACTGATGAGACGCTGACTGATGCTTCAAAAGAGCTTGATTGCCATCCTTGAAAGCGTCGCTCTCGACTGCGTGCTAGCATTGGGCGATCCTTGAGTCCATCATCGGTTTCCTGGCTGGCATCGTTGGTTGCGCCACTGCC from Trichocoleus sp. includes the following:
- a CDS encoding gas vesicle protein K; translated protein: MSDSDAASDAAIQIAPPGSIQSAHEPKKTDAGLAPLLLTVIELVRQLMEAQVIRRMEAEELSDEDLERAAESLRKLEEQVVQLCDVFEIDPADLNIDLGEIGTLLPKSSGYYPGENSANPTILELLDRLLNTGVVLEGDLDLGLAQLNLIHAKLRIVLTSKPI